A genomic window from Halogeometricum borinquense DSM 11551 includes:
- a CDS encoding enoyl-CoA hydratase/isomerase family protein: MTEETDNAVIVSQEGGIATLTLNRPDVRNALTTDVTAGVRDALDSLDDDTRCVILEGAGGAFCAGGDVNAMLQLRADEWTTDEAVRHVINDTADVVKRVYDCEYPTVAKIDGPAVGAGGALALACDVRVFSAEGQIGFNFEQLGLAIDSGVSYLLPREVGAGVAKELVYTGEILDAERAADVGLANRVFEEDFEAEFDAFVETIASGPTAALRTSKRLLRRGFEVSLDTAIEHEAAAQGAMFETDDHEEGIDAFLEHRDPEFGGR, translated from the coding sequence ATGACGGAAGAAACTGACAACGCGGTTATTGTGTCTCAGGAGGGTGGCATCGCTACGCTGACGCTGAACCGGCCAGACGTGCGAAACGCGCTGACGACGGACGTGACCGCAGGCGTCCGCGATGCTCTCGATTCGCTCGATGACGATACTCGGTGCGTGATCCTCGAAGGCGCCGGCGGCGCGTTTTGTGCCGGTGGCGACGTGAACGCGATGCTCCAACTCCGTGCGGACGAGTGGACGACCGACGAAGCCGTCCGGCACGTCATCAACGACACCGCGGACGTGGTGAAACGTGTCTACGACTGCGAGTACCCGACAGTTGCGAAAATCGACGGACCGGCTGTCGGCGCGGGCGGTGCCCTCGCGCTCGCTTGCGACGTTCGCGTCTTCTCCGCTGAGGGGCAAATCGGGTTTAACTTCGAGCAACTCGGCCTCGCTATCGATTCGGGCGTTTCGTATCTCCTCCCCCGCGAAGTCGGTGCGGGTGTGGCGAAGGAACTCGTCTACACCGGTGAGATTCTCGATGCCGAACGGGCGGCGGACGTTGGCCTCGCTAACCGCGTCTTCGAGGAGGACTTCGAAGCCGAATTCGACGCGTTCGTCGAAACCATCGCGTCCGGGCCGACGGCGGCCCTCCGAACCTCCAAACGACTCCTCCGGCGCGGCTTCGAAGTCTCGCTCGACACCGCTATCGAACACGAGGCGGCCGCACAGGGTGCGATGTTCGAGACGGACGACCACGAGGAGGGCATCGATGCCTTCCTCGAACACCGCGATCCCGAGTTCGGCGGTCGGTAG
- a CDS encoding complex I subunit 1/NuoH family protein, with protein MHVPLTTLLPETIARVLFGGAPSLPEQIVSALVAAVIVALVPLNCAAVVIWAKRKVTAAFTDRIAPNRTGPFGLLVIVTDVFRLLSKELIVPDGVDRPAYDIGPILVPFSALLGFAVIPMGSIFGIELQLADPETGLAYAFAVASIATLGLTMCGYASNNKFSLIGGLRAIAANLAYEIPLVVTAASVVLFTGSLQMSEIVATQTNPLLTVMGVTIPSWYAFVNPFAFVLFLIANLAEVGRNPFDAPEAPTELVAGYQTEYSSVYWVLIYMGEFIHLFLGGAILATVFLGGPAGPVLPGFVWFLVKIWAVFLFTQWARSAVPRLRIDQLIEVGWKGLLVLSFVNLLLTAVIVGMLAT; from the coding sequence ATGCACGTTCCGCTGACAACGCTTCTCCCCGAAACAATCGCTCGGGTACTGTTCGGTGGTGCTCCATCTCTGCCAGAACAAATCGTCTCCGCGCTCGTGGCCGCTGTCATCGTCGCACTCGTCCCATTGAACTGTGCGGCCGTCGTCATCTGGGCAAAGCGGAAGGTGACGGCCGCGTTCACCGACCGCATCGCACCCAACCGAACCGGGCCGTTCGGCCTTCTCGTCATTGTCACCGACGTGTTTCGTCTTCTCAGCAAGGAGCTCATCGTGCCCGACGGCGTGGATCGGCCAGCGTACGATATCGGTCCGATACTCGTCCCGTTTTCGGCGCTTCTCGGGTTTGCGGTCATTCCGATGGGTTCGATTTTCGGCATCGAACTCCAGTTGGCCGACCCCGAGACGGGTCTGGCCTACGCCTTCGCCGTCGCCTCGATAGCAACGCTGGGACTGACGATGTGCGGATACGCTTCGAACAACAAGTTCTCGCTCATCGGCGGCCTGCGCGCCATCGCGGCCAACCTCGCCTACGAGATTCCACTCGTCGTCACCGCCGCGTCGGTGGTGCTTTTCACTGGAAGCCTCCAGATGAGCGAAATCGTCGCCACGCAGACAAACCCACTTCTCACCGTGATGGGCGTGACGATACCCTCGTGGTACGCGTTCGTCAACCCCTTTGCCTTCGTGCTGTTCCTGATAGCGAACCTCGCAGAGGTCGGCCGGAATCCGTTCGACGCGCCCGAAGCGCCGACCGAACTCGTCGCCGGATACCAGACAGAGTACAGTAGCGTCTACTGGGTGCTCATCTATATGGGCGAGTTCATCCACCTCTTTTTAGGTGGTGCGATACTCGCCACCGTCTTCCTCGGTGGCCCGGCCGGACCGGTGCTTCCCGGCTTCGTCTGGTTCCTCGTCAAGATTTGGGCGGTGTTTCTGTTCACGCAGTGGGCGCGTTCCGCGGTGCCGCGACTCCGAATCGACCAACTCATCGAAGTCGGATGGAAGGGTCTACTTGTCCTCTCGTTCGTCAATCTGCTCCTCACGGCGGTCATCGTCGGTATGCTGGCGACGTAG
- a CDS encoding helix-turn-helix domain-containing protein, whose translation MKYLRLTVEPADREIHPVHTIMTERPFVEQVQMLHWNLSDFELPALLFYVVGDATKVADGLDATPEIETFDITRIDDGRFYCFTLGETTDIERTLYATFTRDKLIVLPPLTYDASGGVNFEIMGRPEMLRDTLQRVPDGIDISVERVGEYDTARQTIDAALTSRQREAVLAAMSLGYYETPRKATIVDVAAELDCARSTAAEHLQKAEARIIRTVL comes from the coding sequence GTGAAGTACCTTCGTCTGACTGTCGAACCGGCGGACCGGGAGATTCATCCGGTTCATACGATCATGACGGAGCGGCCGTTCGTCGAACAAGTTCAGATGCTGCACTGGAACCTCTCGGACTTTGAGCTACCCGCCCTCCTGTTTTACGTCGTTGGAGATGCCACGAAAGTCGCGGACGGATTAGACGCGACACCCGAGATTGAGACGTTCGACATCACGCGAATCGATGACGGCCGGTTCTACTGTTTCACGCTGGGTGAGACGACAGACATAGAGCGAACACTATACGCGACGTTCACCAGAGACAAACTCATCGTCCTCCCGCCGCTGACCTACGACGCGTCTGGCGGGGTGAACTTCGAGATAATGGGACGTCCCGAGATGCTTCGCGACACCTTACAGCGCGTGCCCGACGGAATTGATATCTCGGTCGAACGGGTTGGGGAATACGATACGGCGCGGCAGACAATCGACGCCGCCCTCACGTCCCGCCAACGCGAGGCCGTTCTCGCCGCGATGTCACTCGGATACTATGAGACGCCACGCAAGGCGACGATCGTGGACGTGGCGGCGGAACTGGACTGTGCGAGAAGTACGGCGGCCGAACATCTCCAGAAGGCGGAGGCGCGTATCATCCGAACAGTGCTGTGA
- a CDS encoding DUF2061 domain-containing protein yields METHRRSILKAASYRLFATSLVFGIAFVYTGQFGSAAKIGISAAVAKTALYYFWERLWDNIGWGRKEQ; encoded by the coding sequence ATGGAGACGCACCGCCGGTCGATACTCAAGGCCGCCTCGTACCGACTGTTCGCCACGTCTCTCGTGTTCGGTATCGCCTTCGTGTACACCGGCCAGTTCGGATCAGCGGCGAAAATCGGTATCTCCGCCGCAGTTGCGAAGACGGCACTGTACTACTTCTGGGAACGACTCTGGGACAACATCGGCTGGGGACGAAAAGAGCAGTAA
- a CDS encoding ThuA domain-containing protein, whose product MSADLSITVWNEYRHERDSDDVAAVYPDGIHEAIAEGFEERGFDTRTATLDDPEHGLTEGVLDDTDVLTWWGHRAHDAVSDHIVERVVERVHDGMGLLVLHSAHYSKPFKSLMGTSCSLKWREADERERIWVIEPGHPIAEGLPEQIEIPEAEMYGERFDVPAPDELVFTSWFEGGEVFRSGCCYTRGSGRVFYFRPGHETYPIYYRDDIRDVLANAAEWAAPTDGPDPNFGNADPLEALSD is encoded by the coding sequence ATGAGTGCGGACCTCTCTATTACGGTATGGAACGAGTACCGCCACGAACGCGACAGCGACGATGTCGCGGCGGTGTACCCCGATGGCATCCACGAAGCCATCGCCGAGGGATTCGAGGAGCGCGGGTTCGACACGCGGACGGCGACGCTGGACGACCCCGAACACGGTTTGACGGAAGGAGTTCTTGACGACACTGACGTGCTGACGTGGTGGGGCCACCGCGCGCACGATGCGGTGTCCGACCACATCGTCGAACGCGTGGTCGAACGCGTCCACGACGGAATGGGGCTTCTCGTTCTCCACTCGGCGCACTACTCGAAACCGTTCAAATCTCTCATGGGGACTTCGTGCTCGCTGAAGTGGCGCGAGGCGGACGAACGCGAACGCATCTGGGTCATCGAACCCGGACACCCAATCGCCGAGGGTCTGCCCGAACAGATCGAGATTCCGGAGGCGGAGATGTACGGCGAACGCTTCGACGTACCCGCACCTGACGAACTTGTCTTCACCAGTTGGTTCGAAGGCGGCGAGGTGTTCCGGTCGGGGTGCTGTTACACCCGTGGATCGGGCAGGGTGTTCTACTTCCGACCAGGGCACGAGACGTACCCCATCTACTACCGCGACGACATCCGCGATGTGTTGGCGAACGCCGCGGAATGGGCCGCGCCGACGGACGGTCCCGATCCGAACTTCGGCAACGCGGATCCCCTCGAAGCGTTGAGCGACTGA